TTGTATTGTACATTTGTGTAATTCATAGTATATATCTGGTAAAGTTGAATAATGTGTTTTTTGTTGTATGTGTAGTTGCTTTACCTGGATAGCACCACGTGTCCAGGATTCGAAGGAGATCGTTTGGAAGCTCCAATCAGCTTTTGGATAAAAGATATGATGAGTATGCGGAAGGACTTAGAGCTAAggaaccgggggggggggggtggactTGGTGATGTTAGAGAGTTGTAATTTGATGACCAAGAGTACGAACAATTAAGTGAAGACGAAGTGGTAGATCTATATGAGCAACTGTAAACCAATGAACGCCAGATTAGTAACTAGTGATAGTTGGTTAACCTTGAACTCGTTAACAACTCCCTTTTCATGATCTAGATGAGCAACTGTAAAACAATGAATGCCATCTACCAGGGACCGTTCCGCAATGTAGCAACATTCTGTACCCTTGAAAATTTCCTTTTGAACCTCGTAGAAAAATTTCCTTGTGTAAATGACGTTCAATCCTGTATCTTGTTTTGTATTTTTCTGGGTTGGTGGTCTTAGTATGATTACAAAGTTCCTGTTGCTTGTTTCTTAACCCATCGATGGACGTATCATAACCCAACATGAATTGAACCAATGTATGATGGGCGCTCGAGTTGGCTTTAAACCTATGGTTTGCACTTTCGAATCTGGATGTCGTTTTCATTAAAGTGCACATGGGTATTTCGCGAAAGTATCCTATCCTGGAATCCATTGCTCCTGAATTGAAAACATCTCTGTCAACCATTTATGGGACTCTAACCCATATTCGGCGATCAATAAATTCCACCTTTTCTCAAATGTTTCAGGTTTGATATAGACGTTCCAAACAAGCTTGTGAAACTTCTCTTTTATTTCGATATTTGTCAAGTTGTCTCTCTTGATCTgtattttgtaaaaaaatgaaaaagttatCAAAGTTAGGTTACACACACGTATGAGGACAAATAAAAAGTAAGCATCAAATGAACACCGGTGTATGATACTACTTGTACACAAGTGTACAAATAGATTATAATCAGAAAGTTTGGAAATAAATACCTTAGATGGTATCTTTTGAACTATATGCTACATACATAGTCGATGATGCGACTTGTCGAATACGTTGCTAACTGCTTGTTTCATGGCACAATCTTGATCGGTTAGAACCAAAAGAGGTTGTCTGCCGTTATGAGCTTGAAGAAATTTTTGTAGAAGCCATGTGTATGACTTGATTGTCTCGTTATGAAGCAAGCCAGCACCAAATATCGTGCATTTTTTGTGATGATCAACGCGGAACAAAAATCATATCGTACCTGTAAAAAAATTAATTTGTAAAAAACCAATGTAAACAACTAAAGAGCTAGAATATGAGAATTTATAACTTACATATTCGTGTGGTACGTTGCATCAAAAGCCAAAACATACCTAAATGCTTCGTAATTCATTTTCGAAACATTATCACACCAAAATAGCAACTGGAGTTCTGTAtcaacaatttgggtatcaaaaGTATAATTTTCTTTGTTCTTCTATCTTGCGTTCATTTTGTCAACTAACATTTGGGCGTGTCTCTTTCGTCGATGAAATCTCAAATATCTCTCCCACAATTTTTATAGTCCATAACCGTGCCCTGTACGTTATGATGACCACCTTTTATGACCACCTGAAGTTTGTGGGATTTCGTGGGACCAATGTTAGCATTACGAAGCTTCCTCTTCTTTAGCGACAAATCAAAATTTCTAGAAGACGTAAACCCATGGTTGTGTTGTTCTACCCAGTCATATAATTCAACCTCACCTGTATCTTTCAGATGTTTAAATTTTACACAGGCTTTAGAGTCTATAACTTTTATGTTTGAGCGTCGTTTGGGGGAAATAGTATCAACCTCAGATGGTTGACCATCGGTGCCTTTAGGTTTGTTTGCTCTAGAACACAAGACATATCGCAAATTTGTTATTTTTTTGTCGCCAATTTTTTCTTTCTTAGAAGTACCCAACCGTGTACAAAAACCTGCTAGTTGTGCATATTCCTCGTACATTGCAATGGCAGCTTCCATCGAACTAAATCTCGCATTGACAAAGGGTTTGAAACCGAGCGGAACAGCTGGCGTCCACTACCTACTGCCGTAGGTGTTCCGTATACTTTGCTAGCAACTGACTCTGATAATTAATAGAACAAGCAAGTATAATTAATTAAGCTTCAGGAAGCTTGTTATACGAATTGGTATATCATAAAAAAAGCTGGCAACAAAAAAATTACATGCTTTCAGTTTCCCCGACAAAACAAATCAGTTATTGTATTAcacaaaaaataataaatagtGAAATCGATAAGATATGTGGTAACAGGAATGATTAGTACATATGTGTACATGCAACTATTATCTAAACCTAAAATGTTCAGTTACTCCAATATATCTGTAAACAAGTCATTCTAAAATATTCAGGAATGTTCAGTACATATGTGTACATGCAACTGTTATATTAACCTAAAATATTCAGTTACTCCAATATATCTGTAAACAAGTCATCCAATATCTCATTCATGAATTCTATAAAAACTGAGTACACGTTAACAATCCAAACATAAATCAACAAAACGGAATGAAAATCATTAAATGCCATGAACCGGAAACTGGTCACAAAGAACTGGGCGATTGACATGTCGAAACTGATCAGAAAAAAACCTGGACGATTCCGTAGACTACCGAACAAAACAGATAAAAATACTAAACCTGGGCGATTCATGGTTATGCAAAAGACTGGATTCAAGTCATCTTGCTGTATTGGGTCTTGTCTGTTGAAGTCGCTACTATGAGCATCCTCCATGATCGATGTCGTGATTTGATACAAAAAATTAAACTAATAGCAGGTATTGAATCTCGAAACTATTGGTCTAGTATATGATAGAATTTGAATATAATCAAAGAAGATCACGTAAAATCTGCTAAGAAATAGGAATTGTAACCGCCAGTGATTTATGGAAagaaatttaaaataaaaaatctatctcttatactaaagcaaaataatgtTGACTTTTTGACCTTGATGTGGTAATGCTCTTTGGCCAGAGAATTATGTTTTAGGCGGCATTTTCTTTCTCTCCATTCTCCTTCACTTTCACGAGTGCCTAATTTGTTCCATAAATTTGAAATCAGTTTTCTTTCCATCTTAATTCCAATAAAAAAACCCTAATCAAAGCTTATTTCACCATCGATCTTTCTGTTGGTTCTCTTCCGTTGTTTTCTCCAAACCCTAGAATTGATTGTTCTTTGTTGAGGCTTGATCTAGAGCTCGAATTGATTGTTCTTTGTTTCAGCCAAACCATTCACAACCCTAATTTTCATCTATCTCCTATTCGTGTAAGCGATGATGGCTATtgaacaaaccctagatgatggCGATTGAAGAAACCGAACAAACCATGTAACTTTTTCGTTGATCTTTAATGTTCTCCACATAAGTATTTTTGATGATTTGTGTTGAATTATGAAaatgtataatttatattaattttacCTGTGTAGGAAGAACCCTAATTATATGCTTATAAACTGCAGTAGGTGGAGTATATAATCAGTTGATCCTTTGAAACTACTTCTACAAGGTTGTTGGAACAAGAAGAATGGTCAGCAAGTTTTTCTTAAACACCAATTCCATGTACCGATTCAAGGTAAATATCATGATAAGTATAAAAGTTTCAGTTTTGTATCAAATATGTCTATCTCAGATTTGAATTTCGAAATATCAAATTTATGATGCATCTTTTAACAGATTTAGGGTTTTTTCGTTCAACTTTATACATGAGATTTCTCACTCAATCAAGGTGTGTATTTTTGTTGTTTGTGGATTGAATGCATTTATGTGAAGGGAGTTAAAGCCTTAACTTAATTTCTATTCTATTGTTGTATCTTTTTGTTTGTGAAGTCAGGATTTAGAGAGGATATGAAGAAAAGCAGGCACGTTTCAAGTAACGCACGCAAAAGTTGAGAAGGAGATGGCTTCGGTTCAAGGTCTTTGTTATACTTTGGTTATTTTTGCCTTTTGCATAACCATGTTTTTATAATTAGATAATCTCTTAGTTAGATAATTTCTTTTCTTCGTAACATTAATGCTGTTATTTTATTTATGGGTATCATGAGATGATCCTGATGGTGCTTCTGCATTTGTGGTTATTATTTGAATTTTTTATTAGTTTGCAAGATAAGCTATTATAATTTGACATAAACAAAAAGGAGCACATAGGTCGAGTGGGTTCTAATATTCACCAATAAGAAATTGAGCCTGAAAAAGATAACAAGCAATATGTGATTTTTTTTTGCATCTTCACAGGGCAATTGGGATTATCAGGTGAAATATTGGAGATCTGATTTGACTCTGTTTTCACATGGCATTTTTCATCTGTTTTGAAAGAGGTCGTAGTTGTTGCGGCACgcatttgtttttttaatatattaaagtTATTAATGTATATGAGACCTTGATCCTTGCAGGAGCAACAAATGGTGATGCTTGGACATCGATAATCAAACCTTCAGAAGGAAGGAACTAAATCGATACATCCCGACTGGTGTTAATATAGGACTTTGGTAATTTATACTCATTTACTTGAAAATACGTTTTTGCTTAAATTTAATCTATCATGGACTGGATTTTTTGGacataaaaagttacaaaaaattgAAACGAGTCGAACAGGTCAAATGGGTTGAAGTTGCCcaaagttttatttaaatgttttaAATATACTACTAAAATTCACTTTCTGGTTAAAAAATTTGAGAGGAAATTGGGTCAAAACAGGTAACTTTTGTGCAGCGGTTCAAACGGGTCAGCCAGGTAGACCCAGAATCTGGTCCAAAAATTTGAGTTCTTTAATAAGTTAATGAAGGCAATAAAAACTTTTAAATAAAACGACATAGGGATTTTATGCATTAGTAATTAAAGTTTGGCGATTGTCGACCCGTTTTCTTTTAGTCTGACAGGTTATTGACAAATGTGGAAAAAAGAGCTGGTAGGTATAAACAGATTTTGGTCAAGCCAAATGTATTTGagaaatatcatatatacccaaTTTTTGGGTGAGTAGACGAAGATCACACTGTAACTTTTTAAGCGTTCGTTTTTCTGACTTTTGCATAAATTGATCAAGTGTGGCTTTGGTGTTCATATTAATAGATGCGCTTTTGTGTTCTTATCTTCGAATTGACAGAGGTTAAACTGAAGACACTGGCTGAAATCGATGCACAAGGAAAGATTCTTCCTAAGTTTTTAGTTCGTTCGAAATTCATATTTTATAGGTTTTCATTTCGTTTCTGTTCTAAATATGCAGGATACTAATGGCGATTTTAATTTCTTGAAGTCAGGGTTGCACAAATGGGCGGGTGATGCATACGAGTTTAATAAAAAAGAACCCTACATTGAGCTCGTGACTTCTCCAAACAACCCTAATGGATTCACGAGACATGATGTAGTCAAAGGAGATAAGGGGATTCTGATTGATGATCTTGCTTTTTACCAGCCACAATATACACTGATTTTATCTCTTGTAGAGTATGATATAATGATTTTATCGCTTCAATCAAGAGGGAACGTTTTTGATGTACGTTTGATCTGTTTATCACCAATCGAGGTAACTTTTTTTATATTAGTTCTCGATTTGTTGTTTAGCATCTTTAAACTCGCATGATTATGTTTAATGGAAAGTTGTATTCTGTAAAAGATTGGATATTAGTTCTCGATTTGTTGTTTAGCCTCTTTAAACTCGCATGATTAATTTTAAAAGTATTAGTGCAGTGATTTTTTTAGTGAAATTGTATACGAAACCTTTCATTTGAATTTTAAATTGTTTTATAACTTATAAACTTAATACCGGCCAACTCCATCATACTGGCAATATCTCCCGCTAATCAGGATATTGCCACATCGGATGCAATTAAACATGCCAAAGAAGTGAGTATTTTGCTACAAGTCCTGACTACGATCATTTGGCCAATAAAATGGGTTCTGAGTATTAGGCAAAACTTTTATCTGAGGTAATATTATTCACTGATATGTAGTCTGTATGTTTTCTCTTCGAAGGTGTAAGTGTGATATTTGTAGCTTCTTTCTCCTATGTAGCATTTGGAATGggtaatcaaatcaaaattacTAGGCATTGTTTCCATGATCAACAAATGTATCAAGGAGATGGAAGCAGAGTTGGACCGTCTTGGGAGGCTAATTGTAGTAGATGCAAGGGTCAgtattttttttacctttttctaaaatttgtGTGTGATTTGTAGAAACGGTAATATAGTTATCATTAATTCCCCTGATTGATCTTTCAGGCACAATTATACACCATCTTGGAACTTTTTCATGCTTTTGACAAAATATTTAAGGAGCATCTAGATGGAgggtaagtgtcacaccccgaccgatggcggaatcatcggggcgcgacactgaacGAAAGagattgtccatgagtatccataacaactattaattaccagatacttaaaacgtcatgtcccataccataacatatccaaataaaacagttattacaaataattgtctcaTAAACAAATACTgatccgacaactcagatttcaagaacagacaattcgtttatttgtttctagactcattcctagcctcgatttcacagcaagccaagcattttaacatcttaagcaccttccacatacgttaaagtgaaagtcaatacacatagtgtaaaggtgagcatacaagtttaatagatataatagagttcgaaatcgtttacgcataaccagcacgtacaacGTGTGAAGtgaagcacgtaagttatcgacatgatcctatcaataccaatgactgagGGTTGACTGGGCAAGGCAGTTCGTAACACATATTCACCACTGTGAATCATGTGATTAATtgtcacacctgagcaaaatccgcagcaatcttgatttcctcacttcactcctcaatgcttacttgccaaatttcgggacgaaatttctttcaagttggggatgatgtgacaacccgaactcccAATGTTTGTAACGGTTAATCAGATGATCTTTACTATTCGTTTCTTTGGTAAATCTGTTAAGCGTGTGTGTTATTCTGCTAAATTAACATATTAACACCTTTGGGCCGCAAGTTTTTGGGTCACGCACTAACCCTTGGGCCGTCAAATGCAATCCAGACCGAAGCCCAATAGCACCGTAATccaagtgggctcggcccacttaTTCAGACTAGAATTACATGGATGGACCTTCCTATGTATTTTCTATATCATGAACTAAACTTGAAGCTAGTACTTCTCGGCCCACTTGTTTCAATTGGATCTTGGCCCAACTAGTATACCTAATACGCGAACTAGGTGGCTGGTGTAGTTAGTCTATATCTACAATACGTATCATGTGTGTATATCACAAGTTACAACATAACAAATAACCTTACTTCTCTTCCCTGTTCCTCTCGACGACGGCAACAAAGGAAGCCCCTCCTCTTCGTTCTTGTGATCTCCCCTGCTTATAATCTCTTGACTAGTGAGGTTAGTGAATCCTTATGCAAGCTAATTGATGTTTATATTCTGTAGATGTTAATATCGATCAAGTCGCATACTATTTGATGTTTATACCATGTAGATATTAACGTCGATCAGGTTGTACATGTTGTGTGCAAATTGATTAATTGAATCAGGTTACATAGATCTTATGTGAATTATGTATGATATGCATATATTGTGTGAATTATCTATGATATGCATGTATCGTGTGAATAATAAGATATCAGATTTGATGATGGTTTAAATGTTTCGGTTGCAACCGAGTCATGGATGTTGTGCATAGACACTGATAAATGACCGAAACCCTTTTCATATATGTGAGATTGTTATACATGACGACATAAGGGTTTGATGTTTGATGTATGATCTAACGTGATATAATCGTGATGCCCGCTAGTGCTACACATGATCAGAACCTGTCATATTAATTGTGCATCGATCTGACCCGAGTGGGTATTTAATTTGATACAATCGATTGATATGTAAATAATATAGATTTCTGGTACATGATGCATTAGACTTATAAAACATACAGTATGATTTGGGGAGGGTGAACGACTTGGGCCAGTAACAAAAAGGGGCCACTTATAGTTTGGGCTGGTTATTTGTTAAAGAATTTATTGGATAAAAATCGTTAGCTGGGCCGTACAAAACAGTTGAACACACAAGCATGCAATCTGAATGTATAAATTGGGCTGCACATCTTAACCTGGTCGCACATTCTATGGGCTTGGGGTTACCGGGTCTCACACACAGTTGGGTCACGGGTCCGATTAGAATCACACACCTCGCTTTGGGCAGCACACATCCTGGTTGGTGCTGGGCCGGGCTTTGTTTTAAAGACCATGTTTAGTAGTTAAGAGTTGATAGTGTCTTGGCTCATAATTTAGGCCAATGATTATAAACGATTGAAATAATATGAATACTCTATTAATGATGTTTATTGACAGTCAAAATATTATGTGTATTGGATGATGCTATGATGCTCTTGTATGTGGAAATTGGATCTGTCTACCTAATGAAATATATTGGCATGACGACACGCAACTTAGGGTAATTTGGGATTGGGATTGTTGATTGGATCGGACCTTGTAACTTGATTGGGCTACTCGATACTATGTACTATTGgatcaactgtttgaataatcattgttcttgcttgaattgttgctta
The Helianthus annuus cultivar XRQ/B chromosome 6, HanXRQr2.0-SUNRISE, whole genome shotgun sequence genome window above contains:
- the LOC110865533 gene encoding tryptophan aminotransferase-related protein 4-like, which produces MHKDTNGDFNFLKSGLHKWAGDAYEFNKKEPYIELVTSPNNPNGFTRHDVVKGDKGILIDDLAFYQPQYTLILSLVEYDIMILSLQSRGNVFDVRLICLSPIEHLEWVIKSKLLGIVSMINKCIKEMEAELDRLGRLIVVDARAQLYTILELFHAFDKIFKEHLDGG